GTTCGGCCCCTCGCGGGACGGCAAAGAGGCCGTTCTGCGGGTATGCGTGGCGGAGCACATGCTTATCCAGAAGGCCCCCGCTTACCTGGCCGCCGTCGGCGACCCTGAAATGGTGGGCTATTCGGGCATGATGCCCATTGAAGAGCTGGCCGGGGGCGACCTGCCGGAAGACCTTATGGGGCTGGACATTTACCATATGGCCCCCCTGCGGCCTTTAAACATCATAGAACGGAGGGTGGCCCCCGGCCTAGCCGCCATGAGGGACATGGCGATGGAGGAGTTCGGCGGCAAGAACATCGCCATAATAGAAACACCGGACGAGGCGGCGTGGAGCCTGTCGGCCATCAAATATTTAAACGAGCTGGACGAGGCGTTTCCCGACCCGCTGATGAGCGCCATCCGCTCCACCATGAGGGACACGTCGCTGGATTTCAGCGCGCCGGGCCGTTACCTGCACTAACGGAGGGCTTGGGCCAAAGCCGCGCAGGCTTTTCCCGGCGCCGCGTGGTAAAATCTTCCAATGACCCCTAATGACATCCGGCTTCCCGACCGGCCCAGAATCCTGGTGGCGCGAACCGACAGAATAGGCGACGTTACGCTCTCCCTGCCGGTTTTCACTTCGCTGAAGATGGCGTTCCCCCGGTCGCGGATTTGCGCTCTTACGCGTAGCTACACGGCGCCCCTTCTGCGCCAGCGGCCCGATGTGGACGAGGTGATAGAATATGATTCGCCAACGGCCCATATACCCAGGGGGCGGTTCCTCCCTCTGCTGGACAGGATCAAGAAGGAAAAATTCAACGTGGCCATAGCGCTATACTCGAATTTTTCCGTGGGGGCCTTGATTTATCTGGCGGGGATCCCCACGCGGATAGGCCCGGCCACAAAACTGGCGCAGATTTTTTACAATATCCGGATACGCCAGCGCAGGTCCAGCTCCACCCGCCACGAGGCGGACCATAACCTGGACCTGCTGAAACCGCTGGGCGTGGAACCGGTGCGGGTGCCTTTTGTGCTACCCCCGGCCAGTTCGCCGGTGACTTTTGCGCGGTTGGAAGGCAAACCTCTTGTGGGTATCCATCCGGGTAGCGGCGGCTCGTCCCGCAACTGGGCGCCGGAACGGTACGCCCAGCTGGCGCGGGAACTTTTCGACGCGGGCATGGACGTGGTGATAACCGGGGCGCCCCGGGAAAAGACCCTGGTGGAGCGGGTGGCGGCGGAATCGGGCCGCCCCGTGACGCGATATTTGAACGAAGGGACGCTGATGGACCTGGCGGGCGTTTTGGCGCAGTTCGACGTGTTTGTGGCCGGTAGCACCGGGCCACTGCACCTGGCCTCCGCCGCGGGCACTCCGGTGGTGGGGCTGTACTGCCCCATATTCGTTTGCCTGCCCCAGCGGTGGGGCCCCATCGGCCCTAAAGACACGGCGCTGGTTCCCAACGTGGAGCCATGCGAAAGATGCGTGTCCGAGAAATGCCCCCATTTCGATTGTATGGACAAGATTGACGTGGAACTGGTGAAAAACACCGTACTAGGCAAGGTCGCCGTTATGGAGCTTCCGCGTTAATGGGGCTCTACCGCAGGCTTCTTTCATACCTGGCGCCATATAAGAGCAGGTTTATCGTCGCTTCCATTTTCATGATGGCCGTTTCGGCCTCGTCGGGTGGCGCGGCGTACATAATCCAGCCCATTCTCGACGACATTTTCATGAGCAAGGACGCCCGCATGCTGTCCCTGCTACCGCTGGGGGTGGTGGCCATTTACCTTGTGCGGGGCGTGGGCCGCTATGTGGCCTCGTCCATTATGCAGACCATCGGCCAGCTGGCCGTGCGGGACATCCGCAATGACCTCTTCTCCCGGCTCCAGCGTCTATCGGTGTCGTTTTTCGCCTCACGGCAGACCGGCCAGCTTATGAGCCGGGTGACCAACGACGTGACGGTCATCCAGGACGCTGTCTCCATCGTGGTTTACGACTTTATCCGGGAATCGCTCACCATGGTGGCCCTCCTGTGCGTGGTGTTCTACTGGGACTATAAAATGGCCCTCGTTTCCCTGGCGGTGATACCCCTGTCCGGCGCCCTTATCCAGAGGCTGGGGCGCTCGTTGCGTGTGGTGTCCAAAGAGTCGCAGGAAAAGCTGGCGGACCTTACCGCCATTTTGCACGAAACATTCACAGGCGTGCGGGTGGTGCAGGCCTTCGGCATGGAAGACTACGAGGTGGGCCGCTTCAAGGGCAAGAACCAGGAATATTACGACACCCTCCGCCGAACCATAAAAATTAACGAGCTGTCCAGCCCCTTGCTGGAGTTCCTTGGGGCTTTCGGTATCGCCGCCATTATCTACTACGGCGGTAGTCAGGTTATTTCCGGGCAAACCACCGTGGGCGCCTTCTTCTCGTTTCTTACGGCCCTGTTCATGCTTTACGCCCCGATAGCCAAACTGTCCCGGGTGAACAACAAGATCCAGCAGGCCATGGCGGCGGCCCACCGGATTTTCGATCTGATGGACACGCCACCGGCCATCACGGAAAAACCGGGAGCCCTGGAGCTTCCCCGGTTGAAAAACGTGATTACCTTTAACCGGGTGGGTTTCGCTTACGACCACAACGCCCACGTGATAAAAGATTTTTCCCTAACGGTGAACAAGGGGGAGATGGTGGCCCTGGTGGGCGCTTCCGGCGCGGGAAAAACCACGCTGGTGAACCTTATCCCCAGGTTTCTGGATGTAACCGGCGGTTCGGTGGCTTTCGACGGGGTGGACATCCGCGACGCGACGCTCCAGTCGCTCCGGGGCCAGATAGGCATAGTGACGCAGGAAGTGTTCCTGTTCCACGACACCGTGAGGAACAACATAGCCTACGGCAGGCAAGACGCCACCGCCGAAGAGGTGGAGGCCGCCGCCCGCGCCGCCTACGCCCACGAGTTCATCATGGAGCTTCCTGACGGGTACGGCGCCCAGATAGGTGAACGGGGCGTAAGGCTCTCCGGCGGCCAGCGGCAACGGCTTTCCATAGCCAGGGCCATAATGAAAAACCCGGCGGTGATGGTTTTGGACGAGGCCACTTCCGCGCTGGACTCCGAATCGGAAAAAATAGTGCAAAAAGCGCTTTTAAACCTGCTGGCCGGGCGTACCACTTTCGTAATAGCCCACAGGCTGTCCACGGTGCTTTCGGCCCACAGGATAATAGTTATGGACAAGGGGGAAATCGCCGAGACCGGAACCCACGAGGAGCTGTTGGAGCGGGGCGGAATGTACCGCAGGCTGTTCGAGCTCCAGTTCGCCGTGGAACCCTAGAGGCTTACCCCCAATAAAGAAATTATGGAGTTGATATGATTAAAAAGGCCCTGTTTTCGCTGGCCGCCCTGTTTCTTGCGGCCGCCACATTCATAGCCTGCGATGGCAATTTCACCCAGGAAGTGCTCACGGGCGGCACAGAGGTTCCCTACGAAAAGATGGGTGTGGTGATGTTCACCGGCAACCGCACGGTGGGTTCGCTCCAGACCCAGATGAGCGACGTAAAAGCGCTCAAGATAAACTATGCGCGAACCACCTTCTGGTTCGACACGGGCTACATGCCCTACCGGGGCGCAAGCCCGAATTTCACCCGGTTCGACGACGCGTTGAGCGCCGCTGAATCAGCAGGGGTGGAGCTTCTGCCGATCCTGGGCTACGTTCCCAGCTGGCTCCAGGGCAGTGGCGACTGGAAATCGGTTTACATAAACGATTACGTTATTCCCGTGGTAAGCCGGTACAAGGGCCGGGTGAAATATTGGGAAATATGGAACGAGCCGGACGAGATGACCTATAACTCCCTCAACGGTTCGGCGGACGATTATTTCGACCTTCTGAAAATGGCTTCCTCGGCCATCCACTCCATAGACCCTTCGGCCTACATTGTGTCCGCCGCCTCGGCCAACATCACCGCCGACGGCATTTCCAAATGGGAATGGACCCAACGCCTGATAGACCTGGGCCTGGCCAATTACGCCGACGTGCTCAATGTCCATTATTACGCCGACATGGAGTTCGAGCTTAGCTCCATCGGCGGCCCCATGGTGACAAACTCCGGCTTACGGGTATGGGTGACAGAAACAGGCAAATCTGGCCAAAGCTCCCAGAAGGATTATTTCGAGGCCAACATGGCATACATAGAAAAATCCATCGCCCCCGAACGCATCTATTGGTATTGCTATGTGCAGGGTGAAGGGGCGGGAGAGGAGAGCCCGCCGGACTCATCTTACGGGCTGGTGACAACCTATGGCGGCTTCCGTTACGAGTCGTCCCTCTACACTCACCTGAAAACCCGGTGAGTAGCGGGGAACCTTCAGACATGCCGGGGTTGCGAAAATGGCTGAACCGTCCATAGACCCCACCGGAAGGTGGGACACCGCCTGCTGGGCCTTTACCGCCCTGTTCTGCGTGGCGGATTTTATCTCCATCTCCGTGGCGCAAATGGCCGCAACGGGGATGGGGGTATGTTTCCTTGGCCGGTGGATCAATACCGGCCAGCGCCCGAACCTGCCGCCGGTTCTTTGGCCCGTGGCGCTTTTCGTGGGCGTATCCATTGTGGCGGCGCTATTCTCGCTGGATGCGATGGAGTCCATCGTTGACTCCAAGGACCTGCTTCATCTATTCATCCTCTTCGCCGTGTACGATTATTTCGTCCGGCGGCCCGGCAAGGCCGTTTTGGCGTTGAAGATAATGGCGGGGGCGGGCGGGGCCGTTTCGGTATATGGACTGGCCCAGGCCATGGGCCGGGGGGTGGACATCTATAACCGCATATCCGGTTTCCAGGACATTTACATGACCTTCGCGGGGTTGTTGATGATGGCCGTGATGGCGGGCGGGGCGGTGATTCTTTTCCATCGCGGCGGCCTGAAAGACGGATGGATAGCCATGGCGGTGGCCATAATGATTTCGGCGGTCTTCGTGTCTCTCACAAGGAACGCGGTGGTGGGTTTGTTCGCGGGGGCCGTGGCGTTGCTGGCGCTGAAAAACCGGTGGACCGTGGCGGCCCTGCCGGTGGTGGCCCTTGTGGCGCTGACCCTCTCCCCATCCCATGTGCGGGACCGGGTGGTGAGTATCGCGGACATGAGCAACGAGACCAACCGGGAACGGTTCAACCTTTGGGCCGCGGGGCTGGAGATAATCCGGGACAACCCGGTTCTGGGCGTGGGGCAAAACTCTTTCCCGCTGGTATATCCCGCGTACCGCAGGCCGGACGTGAAAGAGCCGAACATTTCGCACCTGCACAACAACTTTATCCAGATAGGCGCCGAGCGGGGCCTGGCGGGGCTTGGGGCATGGATATCGGTATGGGCCGTGGCGCTTTGGAAAATGGGCTCCGCCTTCCGCATGACATCGGACACAGGTATGAAAACTTCGCTGGCCGCTGGCGGCGCTGGGGTTCTGGCGTTCCTTTCAGCGGGGATGTTCGAGTACAATTTCGGCGACGCGGAGATACAAATGTTGTTCTATCTTTTCATGGCCATGGGGCTGGCGGCGGCCAAACCTGCGGAGGACGCGATAAAAGGGCCCACCGGCTAAAAAAAACCCTTCATTAAACCCTTGACGCAAAGCTATTACTGGAGCATCGTAATTACATCAAACGTTCTAGACCCGGAACAAAAAGAGCCTTTCATCATGGAATCCGCCGAACTGGATTATTTTAAGAAACTGCTCAACCAGCAGAAACTCTCCATTATGGAAGAGTCCGCCGCCACTGTGAAAAACGGCGCTTTCGGCGTTAAAGGGGAAGAGTTGCCCGACGTGGTGGACCGTTCCTCGCTGGAGACCGACCGCAACTTCACCCTGCGCCTGATGGAGCGGGAAGGAAACCTGCTAAAAAAGATAAACGAGGCGCTGGAACGGATAGATCAGGGCCGGTTCGGCGTTTGCGACGAGTGCGGCGGGGGTATCAGCTCCGAACGGCTGAAAGCCCGCCCCGTGGCCACCCTGTGCATCGCCTGCAAAGAAGCGCAGGAGCGGGTGGAAAAAAAGGGTTGATCCACCCACTCCCTCCAGATAACCCGGTCAGGCGTTCTCTTCAATGATGGCAAGCTTTTTAAGCCTGACCATGGCCATTTTCACCTTGGACGTAAACCGCCACTGAAGCTCGCCACCTTGCCTCAATTCATCCATCTTGGCCGGGCCCAGGTTATAGGCCTCCAGGGCCAGCGACAGGTTCCCGTATCTGCGAATCATCTTGGCCAGGTAATACGAGCCTATCTGCAGGTTGGTGTCCACATCGTGCAAACTGGCGGCCTTTTTGCTGGACATGGATAACTCCTCAGCCAGGTACTGGGCCACGAAGGGGCGAATCTGCATAAGCCCCTTGGCGCCCACGCTGGAAACAGCGCCTCTGTCGAATCCGCTTTCAATCTCTATAAGCGCCAGGAGCAAATAAGGGTCGTGCCCGTCTATTCTGCTGTATCTGGACACCGAACGGGCGATAAGGCCCCTTTCCTCTTCTGATAGATCGCCAGCCTTGGTCTGCAACACCTTTAAAAGGGTGTCCTCGGGAGGCGTCTTTTGGAGCCGGTCTAAAGCCCGGTCATACCTGGCTTCGTACATGGATGACTCATTGGCCGCTACCAGCCCTGCCAGTACCGTCGTGAACAGGCAGACGAGGAGAGACAAAGGAAAAGCTATTCTGATTATCATGCTTGGCCTCGCTTTCCAGTTGGGGGGTTGATAATGGTTGGAACGGTTCTTGTACTACGTTTGCGCGGGACGCTTAACTGAGGGTCTTAATACTGTTTCATAATTAATAATGAGTTCAAACTATACTGGCCCAAAGGCATGAAGTCAACGATTATACGGCGCAAAGTTTGATAACGGCATATAATACAATATGATAAAATTTATGTGGGTGGATTGGCGGGTTGGATGCCCCTGTCAAATCGTTGGCGTTGGAAGACCTTTGGGTAAAATCGGAGTGTCATGATCGTCAAATGTCCGAGATGCTCGGCGCGTTATAAAATTGACGCCCAGACCATCCCTGATGAGGGGATGTACGCCAAGTGCGCCAAGTGTGAGAATGTTTTTTTCGCCCGGAAACGTTCCGACGAAGAGGTGGCCCGTCTCCGGGAAAAACGGAGGAAGGGGCCGGAGCTTCACACCCCCACCGCCACCCCGGAGCCAACCCGGAAAGAATCCCGGGTTACAGCGCCAGAACCCGTGCCTGCCGAATCGGGCGTAGCGCCACAGAGCGCAAGAGAAACAGATTATCAATCAACGGGTTTAGAGGAAACCGAGCGCGAGGTTTCTCCAAACGCCCCAGAAATGGAAGCCATTTCAGCCAGCGAAGAGCCTGTTAGCCCCCTTTCTCAGGACGCCATAGAAGCGTTGATGTCCGCTAGCACGCCCAAACCGGAACCAGCCAAGCCGGAACCCGCTGGCCCCCTGGGTCAGGATGACATAGCGGCGATTCTGGCCGCCAACGCCCCGAAACCCGAACCGGTTAAGGAAACCCCGTCATCGGGTGTGATGTCGCAGGATGATATTGAAGCCCTGTTATCGGCCAACGCTCCCAAGCCGGAACCCGCTGGCCCCCTGGGTCAGGATGACATAGCGGCGATTCTGGCCGCCAACGCCCCGAAACCCGAACCGGTTAAGGAAACCCCGTCATCGGGTCGCAGGATGACATTGAAGCCCTGCTGTCGGCCAACGCTCCCAAGCAGGAACCCGCTCCGGCCCCGGCCAAGGAAGAGCCAGCGGGCGCCATGTCCCAGGATGACATTGAATCCCTGCTCAGCGCTAACAAACCCCTGGATATCGATCTGGATAAAACGCCAGTGGCGGTTTCCCCAACTCGCGGGGTTCAGGATGATATAGACGCTTTACTGGCGGATAACGCCCCAGGTCATCTGGAAAAAGCTTCAGGCGCCAAAGCCGCAACATCCCAGCAGGACGAGATTGACGCCCTGTTGATGTCCGCTTTGGGCAAACCGGCGCCAGAGCCCACAGCGCCACCCCCGGGTAAAGAGAAAAAAGAGGGGCAAATCATTTCCCAGGACGACCTGGACGCCCTTCTGGCCAAGCCAGTAGCGGCGGTAGCCGAAGAAAAGAAAAAACCCGACGAGCTGGTATCCCAAGACGATCTGGACGCGCTTCTTTCAGGGATGGGCGCATCAACTGTTGAACCGGCCGCCACAGAAGCCGCCCCAGCCGAAGAAGGGCTTATATCGCAAGATACGCTGGACGCCATCCTTATGGAGGCCCAGCATGGCGATATCGAAAAGGCGGCGGAATCCATAGCCCCGGCGTTCCAGGGTGAACACGACGACGATCTGGAAAAGCTTCTGGCCGGTGGGGAAGATTCATTGGGAGAAGCCCTTTTCGATGGCGGGGCCAAGGCTGTGTCCCAGGCTGAACAATCTCTGGATGAGATGCTCTCTTCAGATGAAACTTTAATGGCGGTGGCTCCGGATCCCGGGTTTCACGAGCCGGGCGATGAAACCACCATTTCCGCGCCCAGGCCTTTCGCCATGGGAGCGGCCCATTTACCGGAAGAAGAACATGAGGAACACGAAGAAACCGCCAGAAAAGCCTTCAAACTACCCTCGTTCGTTACCGCCATTCCCGGCAAAATAAAAGAGGCGATGGGCTGGCTGAAAGGAAAAATACCGGCCATTCCGAAAATCTCCCTGCCGTTCATAAAAACGGCCTTGGCCAAACTGCCGCCGAAAATGGCGGGGGTTGTGGCGGGTTTGGCCGGAGCCATGGTTCTTGGCGCATTGGGTGGCGGTTACTGGTTCTTCTTCGGCGGCTCGGAACCGGAGTCTGCCCAAGTGGCCCAGCTTGAAAAGGGCTCTACGCCAGAGGGTGGCGAGCTTGGCAAGGAAGGGGCCAACGCGCCTGCGGCTCCGGTAGTAGCGCCGGTGTCGGTGGACGCCGGAAGCGGCCCCATGGTGAAATTCTCTGTTTACCTGCCGGTGGAGTTCGACATGGAGGCGTCCCGCGTGATGAACATGGACGTGGAGCTGATATTCGATTCGGAAACCATGGCGGGCATAGTCCGTCAACGGCTGTTTTTCACCTCCACCACCGTGGAGAAGTTCATAGACACTTTCTTTGAAGACAAGTTCTACGAGGAAACGGTGTTCGTTCAGGACAAACTGGAGGAATACCTGGCCCAAAACCTGAAAACCGTGGAGCAGTTCGCCGGATTAAAAGACGTGCGCCTCACAAACTTCAACCTGAACTGACATTCCTTCCCGCGGCGCGGTAGTGTCCCAGTTTGAAAGTACAGGGGAGATTCTTCACTTACGCCCAGAATGGCAATATAAAAGCCGTTGATAACATTGTCATCATGAGTGAAGCGCAAGCGAAGTGAAGGATCTGTCTATTATTTGAGATTCAAACTGGGACACCACCCATGGCGCATATTGCGCCCTTACCCGGCCCCAAATTTTGTATAATAACCTATTGTTTTCAAGGCCAACACGGGCCGGGGCCAATACAACGCCCCCCATCGCTGGAGAACTTAATGGATTACGAAACAGTTATCGGGCTGGAAGTGCACGTCCAGCTTTCTACCGACTCAAAGCTTTTCTGCGCCTGCTCCACAAAGTTCGGCGCGGATCCCAACGGCAACACATGTCCCATTTGCCTGGGCATGCCGGGCGTCTTGCCTGTCCTGAACCGCGAGGTGGTGAAACGGGCGGTGATGGTGGGGCTGGCCACGGGTTGCTCCATAACGCCGCTGTCCCGGTTCGCCCGGAAAAACTATTTCTACCCGGATCTGCCAAAGGGATACCAGATATCCCAATACGACGAGCCCATCTGCCAGCATGGCAAGGTGGAGATATCGTTGAACGGCCAGCCGAAAACCATAGGCCTCACCCGGATACACATGGAAGAAGACGCGGGCAAGCTTATCCACGGCGAGAACCTGGGGCATCCGGACTCCAGCTATGTGGATTTGAACCGGGCCTGTGTGCCGTTGCTTGAGATCGTGTCGGAACCGGACCTGCGCTCGTCGGAAGAGGCAAAGCGGTATGTGGAGAAGTTGAAGACCATCCTGGAGTATCTGGACGTTTCGGACTGCAACATGGAGGAAGGCTCCCTTCGGGTGGACGCCAACGTTTCCATCCGCCCCATGGGCGCCGAGAAGTTCGGCACCCGGGCGGAACTGAAAAACATGAACTCGTTCCGGTTCCTCACCCGCGCCATAGACTATGAAGTTGAACGGCAAAAGAACATCCTGGAAGACGGTGGTAGCGTGGTTCAGGAAACAAGGCTTTATGACCCGGACAGGAACATCACCCTCTCCATGCGCGGCAAGGAAGAGGCGCACGATTACCGCTATTTCCCGGAGCCGGACTTGACCCCCCTGTGCGTGGAGAAAGAGTGGATTGAGGAGATAAGGGGCGCCCTGCCGGAACTGCCCGACGCGAAAAGGGACAGGTTCATGGCCCAATACGCCCTGCCACAGTACGACGCCGAGGTGCTTACAGCCAGCCGGGGCGTGGCGGATTTTTTCGAGCAGACCGCCAAAGGGGTTAAAAACCCCAAGCTGGCCTCCAACTGGGTGATGAGCGACGTTTTGCGCATTTTAAACGATTCAGGCGTTTCCGCCGCCGACTGCCCGGTGAAACCGGCCATGCTGGCGGAAATGATAAGCCTGATAGAGCAAGACGTGATAAGCGGCAAGATAGCCAAAACCGTCTTCGAGGAAATGGAAAAAAGCGGCGCCTCCCCGAAAAAGATCGTGGAGGAAAAGGGCTTGGTGCAGATCACCGACACTTCCGCCATCGAAGCCGAGATAGACAAGGTTCTGGCCGCCAACCCCTCGCAGGTGGCGGAGTACAAGGCCGGCAAGACCAAGGTGGCCGGTTTCTTCGTGGGGCAGATTATGCGGGCCACCAAGGGAAAAGCCAACCCGGATCTTGTGAACAAACTTCTGGCCGAAAAGCTTGAGAAAGCCTGAGCGGGAAGAAGAAAAAACCGGACTTGTCATAGCCCATTACGGCCTTCGGGCCCACATACGCGTGGGCGGCGAAACGCTGGAGCTAAAACCGCCCCGCGGCCAGGAATGGGCCGTGGGCGACAGCATAGTTTTTGAAAAAGGCCGCCCGAAAAAAATCCTGGAACGGCGCAACGCCCTCATCCGCATCGGCGCCAACGGCAAGGAGCAGGCGCTGGCGGCCAATCTGGATTTGCTTCTCATCGTCACCGCCTGCGGCGAGGCGTTCAAACCGGGGCTGATAGACCGGTTCCTGGTGTCATCGGCCCATATGGGCATCCCGGCGGCCATAGTGGTGAACAAGATGGATATCCCCGAAGCCGCCGAATTCCTAACCGCCGCCCGCGAATACGAAAATTACGGCTATAACGTCCTGCCCGTGAGCGCCCTTTCAGGCTCCGGTATTGACGGGTTGACCGCCATGCTCAACCACAAAGTCACGGCGCTGGTGGGCCATTCCGGCGTTGGCAAAACCTCCATCACCAACAGGCTTGTGCCCGGCCTTAACCGGCTGGTGGGCGAGGTGAACGTGAAGACCGAGGCTGGCCGCCACGTTACCACCGTTTCGATATTTGTGGACCTGCCCGGCGGCGGGGCCATTATAGACTCACCCGGCATCCGCCAGTTTGTCCCCACGGGGATTGACGAGCGGGATGCGGCCCATTATTTCCCCGGTTTTGCGCCATACCGCGGGATGTGCAAGTTCCGCGACTGCATGCACATGGCCGAGCCGGGTTGCGCCATACGCCAGGCTGTGGAAGACAAATCGTTGAGCGACGAAAGGTACAGGAGTTATTTGAGAATCATCCAGTCCATCCGGGAGCGGGCGGAGCCGGACTGGGCGTAATGGTATGTCATCCTGGCATGACAGTATTGGCGTCCCGCATCATGTCATCCCGGCCAAGCGGAGCGCGAGCCGGGATCAGGGCCTAAAGAGCGTGATCCCGGATAGCCGTCTTTGACGGCTTCCGGGATGACAATGTGTGGCGCAAAAAATGTTTCTGGGTAATCTTCAACCGCCAATAACAGACATCAGCGTGTTTTTAAAATTGTCCGTCATCTTCTGTCTGCCGAAATATTCGAACCTTTCCCGCTGGCTTTCAACCACCCGCGTTTTCAGCGCCGGGTCGTTTTTCACTTCCCACATAAGCTCCGCCACTTCCAGCGGGTTGAACCGGTCCA
This DNA window, taken from Nitrospinota bacterium, encodes the following:
- a CDS encoding glycosyltransferase family 9 protein; its protein translation is MTPNDIRLPDRPRILVARTDRIGDVTLSLPVFTSLKMAFPRSRICALTRSYTAPLLRQRPDVDEVIEYDSPTAHIPRGRFLPLLDRIKKEKFNVAIALYSNFSVGALIYLAGIPTRIGPATKLAQIFYNIRIRQRRSSSTRHEADHNLDLLKPLGVEPVRVPFVLPPASSPVTFARLEGKPLVGIHPGSGGSSRNWAPERYAQLARELFDAGMDVVITGAPREKTLVERVAAESGRPVTRYLNEGTLMDLAGVLAQFDVFVAGSTGPLHLASAAGTPVVGLYCPIFVCLPQRWGPIGPKDTALVPNVEPCERCVSEKCPHFDCMDKIDVELVKNTVLGKVAVMELPR
- a CDS encoding ABC transporter ATP-binding protein codes for the protein MGLYRRLLSYLAPYKSRFIVASIFMMAVSASSGGAAYIIQPILDDIFMSKDARMLSLLPLGVVAIYLVRGVGRYVASSIMQTIGQLAVRDIRNDLFSRLQRLSVSFFASRQTGQLMSRVTNDVTVIQDAVSIVVYDFIRESLTMVALLCVVFYWDYKMALVSLAVIPLSGALIQRLGRSLRVVSKESQEKLADLTAILHETFTGVRVVQAFGMEDYEVGRFKGKNQEYYDTLRRTIKINELSSPLLEFLGAFGIAAIIYYGGSQVISGQTTVGAFFSFLTALFMLYAPIAKLSRVNNKIQQAMAAAHRIFDLMDTPPAITEKPGALELPRLKNVITFNRVGFAYDHNAHVIKDFSLTVNKGEMVALVGASGAGKTTLVNLIPRFLDVTGGSVAFDGVDIRDATLQSLRGQIGIVTQEVFLFHDTVRNNIAYGRQDATAEEVEAAARAAYAHEFIMELPDGYGAQIGERGVRLSGGQRQRLSIARAIMKNPAVMVLDEATSALDSESEKIVQKALLNLLAGRTTFVIAHRLSTVLSAHRIIVMDKGEIAETGTHEELLERGGMYRRLFELQFAVEP
- a CDS encoding O-antigen ligase family protein — protein: MAEPSIDPTGRWDTACWAFTALFCVADFISISVAQMAATGMGVCFLGRWINTGQRPNLPPVLWPVALFVGVSIVAALFSLDAMESIVDSKDLLHLFILFAVYDYFVRRPGKAVLALKIMAGAGGAVSVYGLAQAMGRGVDIYNRISGFQDIYMTFAGLLMMAVMAGGAVILFHRGGLKDGWIAMAVAIMISAVFVSLTRNAVVGLFAGAVALLALKNRWTVAALPVVALVALTLSPSHVRDRVVSIADMSNETNRERFNLWAAGLEIIRDNPVLGVGQNSFPLVYPAYRRPDVKEPNISHLHNNFIQIGAERGLAGLGAWISVWAVALWKMGSAFRMTSDTGMKTSLAAGGAGVLAFLSAGMFEYNFGDAEIQMLFYLFMAMGLAAAKPAEDAIKGPTG
- a CDS encoding TraR/DksA C4-type zinc finger protein, yielding MESAELDYFKKLLNQQKLSIMEESAATVKNGAFGVKGEELPDVVDRSSLETDRNFTLRLMEREGNLLKKINEALERIDQGRFGVCDECGGGISSERLKARPVATLCIACKEAQERVEKKG
- a CDS encoding lytic transglycosylase domain-containing protein, coding for MIIRIAFPLSLLVCLFTTVLAGLVAANESSMYEARYDRALDRLQKTPPEDTLLKVLQTKAGDLSEEERGLIARSVSRYSRIDGHDPYLLLALIEIESGFDRGAVSSVGAKGLMQIRPFVAQYLAEELSMSSKKAASLHDVDTNLQIGSYYLAKMIRRYGNLSLALEAYNLGPAKMDELRQGGELQWRFTSKVKMAMVRLKKLAIIEENA
- a CDS encoding zinc-ribbon domain-containing protein; translation: MIVKCPRCSARYKIDAQTIPDEGMYAKCAKCENVFFARKRSDEEVARLREKRRKGPELHTPTATPEPTRKESRVTAPEPVPAESGVAPQSARETDYQSTGLEETEREVSPNAPEMEAISASEEPVSPLSQDAIEALMSASTPKPEPAKPEPAGPLGQDDIAAILAANAPKPEPVKETPSSGVMSQDDIEALLSANAPKPEPAGPLGQDDIAAILAANAPKPEPVKETPSSGRRMTLKPCCRPTLPSRNPLRPRPRKSQRAPCPRMTLNPCSALTNPWISIWIKRQWRFPQLAGFRMI
- the gatB gene encoding Asp-tRNA(Asn)/Glu-tRNA(Gln) amidotransferase subunit GatB; this encodes MDYETVIGLEVHVQLSTDSKLFCACSTKFGADPNGNTCPICLGMPGVLPVLNREVVKRAVMVGLATGCSITPLSRFARKNYFYPDLPKGYQISQYDEPICQHGKVEISLNGQPKTIGLTRIHMEEDAGKLIHGENLGHPDSSYVDLNRACVPLLEIVSEPDLRSSEEAKRYVEKLKTILEYLDVSDCNMEEGSLRVDANVSIRPMGAEKFGTRAELKNMNSFRFLTRAIDYEVERQKNILEDGGSVVQETRLYDPDRNITLSMRGKEEAHDYRYFPEPDLTPLCVEKEWIEEIRGALPELPDAKRDRFMAQYALPQYDAEVLTASRGVADFFEQTAKGVKNPKLASNWVMSDVLRILNDSGVSAADCPVKPAMLAEMISLIEQDVISGKIAKTVFEEMEKSGASPKKIVEEKGLVQITDTSAIEAEIDKVLAANPSQVAEYKAGKTKVAGFFVGQIMRATKGKANPDLVNKLLAEKLEKA
- the rsgA gene encoding ribosome small subunit-dependent GTPase A; protein product: MRKPEREEEKTGLVIAHYGLRAHIRVGGETLELKPPRGQEWAVGDSIVFEKGRPKKILERRNALIRIGANGKEQALAANLDLLLIVTACGEAFKPGLIDRFLVSSAHMGIPAAIVVNKMDIPEAAEFLTAAREYENYGYNVLPVSALSGSGIDGLTAMLNHKVTALVGHSGVGKTSITNRLVPGLNRLVGEVNVKTEAGRHVTTVSIFVDLPGGGAIIDSPGIRQFVPTGIDERDAAHYFPGFAPYRGMCKFRDCMHMAEPGCAIRQAVEDKSLSDERYRSYLRIIQSIRERAEPDWA